A region from the Halosolutus gelatinilyticus genome encodes:
- a CDS encoding SDR family oxidoreductase → MAPTRTYDVDFDGTVAIVTGASGALGSATVDRFREAGATVCAVDVVAPDDEDSLLDRDEGIHFYEADLTDEDDVSDLVSTIVDEHGRIDHLLNIAGTWRGGDPIEETPVSEFDMLVDINLKTAFLASKHSLPHLQESEGSIVGVSARSSLSGGEGDGPYRITKAGIRLLTETLAEENRGAVRANCVMPSVIDTPANREMMPDADHESWVDPGDIADVMAFLCSDGASVTSGAAVPVYGEA, encoded by the coding sequence ATGGCACCGACCAGAACGTACGACGTCGACTTCGACGGCACGGTCGCGATCGTCACCGGCGCGAGCGGGGCTCTCGGGAGCGCGACCGTCGATCGGTTCCGGGAGGCCGGCGCGACGGTGTGCGCCGTCGACGTCGTCGCACCCGACGACGAGGACAGTCTGCTCGACCGGGATGAGGGAATCCACTTCTACGAAGCGGATCTGACCGACGAGGACGACGTCTCCGACCTCGTCTCGACGATCGTCGACGAACACGGCCGCATCGACCACCTGCTGAACATCGCCGGAACCTGGCGCGGCGGCGATCCGATCGAGGAGACCCCGGTATCGGAGTTCGACATGCTCGTCGACATCAACCTGAAGACGGCGTTTCTGGCCTCGAAGCACTCGCTCCCGCACCTTCAGGAGTCGGAGGGCTCGATCGTGGGCGTCAGCGCCCGATCGTCGCTTTCGGGAGGTGAGGGCGACGGCCCCTACCGGATCACCAAGGCCGGCATCCGGCTGCTGACCGAAACGCTGGCCGAGGAGAACCGGGGCGCCGTCCGCGCGAACTGCGTCATGCCGAGCGTGATCGACACGCCGGCGAACCGCGAGATGATGCCCGACGCGGATCACGAGTCGTGGGTCGATCCCGGCGACATCGCCGACGTGATGGCGTTTCTCTGTAGCGACGGCGCGTCGGTGACCAGCGGGGCCGCCGTGCCGGTCTACGGGGAGGCGTAA
- a CDS encoding GNAT family N-acetyltransferase — MFPERIETERLHLERISHDTVDVFVLHEFYGNGDETAEMFEYWDSNPHDTVKETYDYVDEAEQLWNDGEAAKYVIRPKEGEDGAGAIAGTTGLYPDWEKRSASLGIILDKRSWGRGYSGERADAILSVAFDRLDLELVVAAHVGGNEKSRRAIERYVEWYDGQYEGLLRNWHPQADTVADVHRYTISREEYFEASDR, encoded by the coding sequence ATGTTTCCTGAACGCATCGAGACGGAACGCCTCCATCTCGAACGAATTTCACACGACACTGTCGATGTATTTGTTCTCCATGAGTTCTACGGCAATGGCGACGAAACTGCGGAAATGTTCGAATACTGGGATTCGAACCCTCACGACACGGTGAAAGAGACGTACGACTACGTGGACGAAGCAGAACAACTGTGGAACGATGGGGAGGCAGCAAAATACGTGATACGACCAAAGGAAGGCGAAGACGGGGCAGGTGCCATCGCTGGAACGACGGGCCTGTACCCCGACTGGGAGAAACGGTCTGCCAGCCTCGGTATCATCCTCGACAAGCGATCTTGGGGGCGCGGGTATTCAGGTGAACGAGCCGATGCCATCCTCTCTGTCGCGTTTGACCGACTCGACCTCGAACTCGTTGTTGCCGCCCACGTTGGCGGGAACGAGAAGTCTCGACGAGCAATCGAAAGGTACGTTGAATGGTATGACGGCCAATACGAGGGGCTTTTGCGGAATTGGCATCCACAGGCAGATACCGTAGCCGACGTTCACAGATACACGATTTCACGAGAGGAGTATTTCGAGGCATCCGACCGCTAA
- a CDS encoding ABC transporter ATP-binding protein: MSDDPIDANAGADGTDGGVRTDGAGVTSAASEVELHEDSLLAVRDLDAGYGDLQILTDVYLDVDPGEYVTIVGPNGAGKSTLMKSVFGLTEHMGGTVTFDDEAITGKNPEDIIHLGLGYVPQNDNVFSTLSVRDNLEMGAYILDEVPQERLEAVFERFPILEERQSQKAGNLSGGQQQMLAMGRALMLEPELLLLDEPSAGLAPDLVDDMFDRIDGINETGTAVLMVEQNAKEALRRCDRGYVLVDGKNRYEDAGTTLLNDPQVRRDFLGG, from the coding sequence ATGAGCGACGACCCGATCGACGCGAACGCGGGCGCCGACGGAACCGACGGGGGCGTGCGCACCGACGGCGCGGGAGTGACGAGCGCGGCGTCCGAGGTCGAACTCCACGAGGATAGCCTGCTGGCGGTGCGCGACCTCGATGCGGGGTACGGCGATCTGCAGATCCTGACCGACGTCTATCTCGACGTCGACCCCGGGGAGTACGTCACGATCGTCGGTCCGAACGGGGCCGGAAAGTCGACCCTCATGAAATCCGTCTTCGGGTTGACGGAGCACATGGGCGGGACCGTCACCTTCGACGACGAGGCTATCACCGGAAAGAACCCCGAGGATATCATCCACCTCGGCCTGGGCTACGTTCCCCAGAACGACAACGTCTTCTCCACGCTATCGGTTCGGGACAATCTGGAGATGGGCGCGTACATCCTCGACGAGGTGCCACAGGAACGCCTCGAGGCGGTGTTCGAGCGGTTCCCGATCCTGGAGGAGCGCCAGTCGCAGAAGGCCGGAAACCTCTCCGGCGGCCAACAGCAGATGCTCGCGATGGGACGAGCGCTGATGCTCGAACCCGAGCTACTGTTGCTGGACGAGCCCTCCGCGGGGCTCGCGCCGGACCTCGTCGACGATATGTTCGATCGGATCGACGGGATCAACGAGACGGGCACGGCGGTCCTGATGGTCGAACAGAACGCCAAGGAGGCCCTTCGGCGGTGCGATCGCGGGTACGTCCTCGTCGACGGGAAGAACCGCTACGAGGACGCCGGAACGACGCTGCTCAACGATCCGCAGGTTCGCCGGGACTTCCTGGGCGGGTAG
- the arsN2 gene encoding arsenic resistance N-acetyltransferase ArsN2, with protein sequence MADAPISLTRADDGRGLSYLESLLEENDLPSRDVRSKPECFYVGYADEDPIGVGGIERDGSDGLLRSVVVERSVRGTGYGTALCDALEAEARGDGVEALYLLTMTAVEFFVARSYREIDRDDAPEAIRETTEFAELCPSTATCMRKSL encoded by the coding sequence ATGGCCGACGCGCCGATATCACTGACCCGAGCCGACGACGGGAGAGGGCTATCGTACCTCGAGTCCCTGCTGGAGGAGAACGACCTCCCGTCGCGGGACGTCCGATCGAAGCCCGAGTGTTTCTACGTCGGGTACGCCGACGAGGATCCGATCGGTGTCGGCGGGATCGAACGCGACGGGAGCGACGGACTGCTCCGATCGGTCGTCGTCGAGCGATCGGTCCGGGGAACCGGATACGGGACGGCGCTGTGCGACGCACTGGAGGCCGAGGCTCGCGGCGACGGGGTCGAGGCGCTGTACCTGCTCACGATGACCGCCGTGGAGTTCTTCGTCGCTCGTAGCTACCGGGAGATCGATCGCGACGACGCGCCCGAGGCGATTCGGGAGACGACGGAGTTCGCCGAACTCTGCCCATCGACGGCCACCTGTATGCGAAAGTCCCTGTAG
- a CDS encoding ABC transporter ATP-binding protein: MSESNPSEPISSPGPSSPADRSGENAGKDEPAAAHDVPLQVENLRKEFGGITAVDGASFEIERGTMTGLIGPNGAGKSTTFNCITGVHKPTAGTVRFEGTDITGLEPYQIANRGLVRTFQIARELEEMTVLENMMVAPKNQRGEALWRSVLPYARDGVKEQERALLDRVWETLEFFDIDHLANEYAGNLSGGQRKLLELARALLTDPQMLLLDEPFAGVNPSLEERLLEHIHELREEGYTFLIVEHDMDLIMENCKRVIVMHQGRILTEGTPNEVRNDETVIEAYLGGDV; this comes from the coding sequence ATGAGTGAATCCAATCCCTCCGAACCGATTTCATCGCCGGGTCCGTCGTCCCCAGCGGACCGATCCGGGGAGAACGCCGGCAAGGACGAGCCTGCAGCCGCTCACGACGTACCGTTACAGGTCGAGAACCTCCGTAAGGAGTTCGGCGGCATCACCGCCGTCGACGGGGCGTCCTTCGAGATCGAACGCGGTACCATGACCGGGCTCATCGGTCCCAACGGCGCCGGCAAGTCGACGACGTTCAACTGCATTACCGGCGTCCACAAGCCGACCGCCGGCACCGTCCGATTCGAAGGAACCGATATCACCGGCTTGGAACCCTATCAGATCGCAAACCGGGGACTGGTGCGTACGTTCCAGATCGCGCGGGAACTCGAAGAGATGACCGTTCTCGAGAACATGATGGTCGCGCCGAAGAACCAGCGCGGGGAAGCGCTCTGGCGATCCGTCCTTCCGTACGCTCGCGACGGCGTCAAAGAGCAAGAGCGGGCGTTGCTCGATCGGGTGTGGGAGACGCTCGAGTTTTTCGACATCGATCATCTGGCCAACGAGTACGCCGGGAACCTCTCGGGCGGACAGCGGAAGTTGCTTGAACTCGCGCGCGCGCTGTTGACGGATCCGCAGATGCTGTTGCTGGACGAACCGTTCGCCGGGGTCAATCCCTCACTGGAAGAGCGGCTCCTCGAGCACATTCACGAACTTCGCGAGGAAGGCTACACGTTCCTCATCGTCGAACACGACATGGATCTCATCATGGAGAACTGTAAGCGGGTCATCGTAATGCACCAGGGTCGTATTCTCACCGAAGGGACGCCGAACGAGGTTCGCAACGACGAAACCGTCATCGAGGCATATCTCGGAGGTGACGTATGA
- a CDS encoding secondary thiamine-phosphate synthase enzyme YjbQ, giving the protein MTRNTFTVETDDRLTTVDVTDRIADAVPAELRSGTCTAFVRHTTAGLVVQENEPRLRGDIESFLRDLVPDEGYAHDELDGNADSHLRATLLGPDVTIPIVDGDLTLGTWQSILLVECDGPRTREVSATIVGD; this is encoded by the coding sequence GTGACACGCAACACGTTCACCGTCGAAACGGACGATCGACTGACGACCGTCGACGTGACCGATCGGATCGCCGACGCCGTTCCGGCGGAGCTCCGGTCGGGGACGTGCACGGCGTTCGTCCGGCATACGACTGCTGGCCTCGTCGTCCAGGAGAACGAACCCCGGCTGCGCGGCGATATCGAGTCGTTCCTCCGCGATCTCGTTCCCGACGAGGGTTACGCCCACGACGAACTCGACGGCAACGCTGACTCGCACCTCCGGGCCACGCTGCTCGGGCCGGACGTGACGATCCCGATCGTCGACGGCGACCTCACGCTCGGGACCTGGCAATCGATCCTGCTGGTCGAGTGCGACGGCCCGCGAACGCGGGAGGTGTCGGCGACGATCGTCGGAGACTGA
- a CDS encoding branched-chain amino acid ABC transporter permease, translating into MLLALLLGIYVVYLIGGLIIGFPLRGLVNQIGQLTFWIAVFGMAALALNLQWGYTGLFNIGIVAFMATGVYVTAILSKPVYGSGTSAAEVGGLGLPLWIGIIGGMLAAALMGLIAALPALRLRADYLAIVTIALSEIVRFTLLSDTFSGSDVGGYRIGLGGGDGIILDYGDPLELFIKGLSWPFDLLLGQEHVLWEDVYLGAIVETAGLVITTNPKAVVDNFVYAGLLLVVMGGFYALLVRTGNSPFGRVLKAIREDEDVTNALGKNTNQFKIKSFMVGCALMGLVGILWFGTQGSVTPNTFRPRITFYIWIALIIGGSGSNTGSVLGGAIFAAFLYQGPRYFKNIVESALGDPSAPPSFGPAIAELPDVVPLLLYTLDSLRQLQLVIMGLVLVWLMHNRPEGILGHRKEIAASVPLTRPRREQSGTLAADGGDLDE; encoded by the coding sequence ATGCTACTGGCGCTGTTACTGGGGATCTACGTGGTCTACTTGATCGGCGGCCTCATCATCGGATTTCCCCTCCGCGGGCTCGTGAATCAGATCGGCCAACTCACGTTCTGGATCGCCGTCTTCGGAATGGCGGCGCTCGCGTTGAACCTCCAGTGGGGGTACACCGGACTGTTCAACATCGGGATCGTCGCGTTCATGGCGACCGGCGTCTACGTGACCGCGATCCTCTCGAAACCGGTCTACGGTTCCGGCACCAGCGCCGCGGAGGTCGGTGGGCTGGGACTTCCCCTCTGGATCGGTATCATCGGCGGCATGCTCGCCGCGGCGCTCATGGGCCTGATCGCGGCCCTTCCCGCGTTGCGCCTGCGCGCCGACTACCTCGCGATCGTCACCATCGCGCTGTCGGAGATCGTTCGCTTCACCCTGCTTTCGGATACGTTCAGCGGCTCCGACGTCGGCGGCTACAGGATCGGCCTCGGCGGCGGCGACGGGATCATCCTCGACTACGGCGATCCGCTCGAACTGTTCATCAAAGGGCTCAGTTGGCCGTTCGATCTCTTACTGGGACAGGAACACGTACTCTGGGAGGACGTGTACCTCGGCGCGATCGTCGAAACCGCCGGGCTCGTCATCACTACGAACCCGAAAGCCGTCGTGGATAACTTCGTCTACGCCGGACTGTTGCTCGTCGTGATGGGCGGGTTCTACGCGCTTCTGGTTCGAACGGGGAACTCGCCGTTCGGTCGAGTGCTCAAGGCGATCCGCGAGGACGAAGACGTCACGAACGCCCTGGGGAAAAACACGAATCAGTTCAAGATCAAGTCGTTCATGGTCGGTTGCGCCCTGATGGGGCTCGTAGGCATCCTCTGGTTCGGCACCCAGGGGTCGGTAACGCCGAACACGTTCCGACCGCGCATCACCTTCTACATCTGGATCGCCCTCATCATCGGCGGATCCGGCTCGAACACGGGGAGCGTCCTCGGCGGCGCTATCTTCGCGGCGTTCCTGTATCAGGGTCCGCGCTACTTCAAAAATATCGTCGAAAGCGCTCTCGGCGATCCCAGCGCGCCGCCTAGTTTCGGCCCTGCGATCGCGGAGCTACCGGACGTCGTTCCGTTACTGTTGTACACGCTCGACAGCCTCAGACAGCTTCAGCTGGTTATCATGGGACTCGTACTCGTCTGGCTCATGCACAACCGGCCGGAGGGGATATTAGGTCACAGGAAAGAGATCGCTGCGAGCGTCCCGTTAACGAGGCCGAGGCGCGAGCAGTCCGGCACCCTGGCCGCCGACGGGGGCGATCTCGATGAGTGA
- a CDS encoding HEAT repeat domain-containing protein: MLLSPIRYTADTRDGDGGGAAERSRGPAAFDLPSVLARLDDDSAHVRASACVALGHGRAGEAADRLNVLAEDDPDSNVRERAAWARGRLP, encoded by the coding sequence ATGCTTTTATCGCCGATTCGATATACAGCGGACACGAGGGACGGGGACGGGGGCGGAGCCGCCGAGCGGAGTCGCGGACCCGCCGCGTTCGACCTGCCGTCGGTACTCGCACGACTCGACGACGACAGCGCGCACGTCCGGGCCAGCGCGTGCGTCGCGCTCGGACACGGCCGAGCGGGCGAGGCGGCCGATCGGTTAAACGTGCTCGCGGAGGACGATCCGGACTCGAACGTTCGCGAGCGGGCCGCGTGGGCGCGCGGTCGGCTACCGTGA
- a CDS encoding response regulator, with protein MTDEASAPADEVHVLLVEDNPGDVRLTQEAFAAVPTETTIHVATDGDEALEFLTERHANPSTAVPDLVLLDLNLPRMDGFEFLEAIQGEPAVATIPIIVLTSSEATEDVRESYAKCANAYLTKPTDPDAFVSIASAVERFWFDEAALPPVPS; from the coding sequence ATGACCGACGAGGCTTCCGCTCCGGCCGACGAGGTCCACGTTCTCCTCGTCGAGGACAATCCGGGCGACGTTCGGCTCACTCAGGAAGCTTTCGCCGCCGTTCCGACCGAGACCACCATTCATGTCGCGACCGACGGCGACGAAGCGCTCGAGTTCCTCACCGAGCGGCACGCGAATCCGTCGACTGCGGTCCCCGATCTCGTCTTGCTGGATCTGAACCTCCCCCGCATGGACGGCTTCGAGTTCCTCGAAGCGATCCAGGGGGAGCCGGCGGTAGCGACGATTCCGATCATCGTGCTGACGAGTTCCGAAGCGACGGAGGACGTCCGGGAGAGCTATGCGAAGTGCGCGAACGCCTACCTCACCAAGCCGACCGATCCCGACGCGTTCGTCTCGATCGCCAGCGCCGTCGAGCGGTTCTGGTTCGACGAGGCTGCACTGCCGCCGGTTCCCTCCTGA
- a CDS encoding SpoVR family protein: MSKRNSNADRFRKQAIATDLEEPVTEARNLAQKLGLEPYPVKYWIVDYDEMNQLIAYGGFQSRYPHWRWGMQYDRQQKQGQYGGGKAFEIVNNDNPAHAFLQESNTIADQKAVITHVEAHSDFFSNNEWFGLFTGKQADEAQVNAAAMLERHARAIDEYMSDPDIDRAEVEKWIDHCLSLEDNIDQHTVFTRRLDIEGPDDAEIDEDLAAKLDELGLSEEIKGEVFDDEWLEKIEGEEVPANFPEMPQKDVLAFVREYGKQYDEEAGRAVEMEPWQRDILDMMRAEAYYFAAQKMTKVMNEGWAAYWESMMMTNERFAGDDEFLNYADHMAKVLASPGLNPYSLGFELWEYVENTTNRREVLERLLRVEGISWRNLADVVDFDGVLETLEPPDALDTIDPDTLDDLAELPEEWVDREALERAREGEIDAAKYPWKVLTYEGLARRHYSLVRRQHRGFLSRVNQNELERIGRYLFDDARYTSVEEALADVDYAAGWNRMFDVRESHNDVTFLDEFLTEEFITENNYFTYEHSQATGQFHVASDAAEDVKKKLLLKFTNFGKPTIAVFDGNYNNANELLLGHQYNGVMLDIGQAKETLKRIFELWGRPVNLLTIVKEVDDHDIEVAKRRNREPEPEERGKLIRYDGHEVTLEDVPWEEVEHLAADDVDYDTKPDEWLA; the protein is encoded by the coding sequence ATGAGTAAACGCAACTCCAACGCGGACCGATTCCGCAAGCAGGCGATCGCCACCGACCTCGAGGAACCGGTCACGGAGGCCAGAAACCTCGCGCAGAAACTCGGCCTCGAGCCGTACCCGGTCAAGTACTGGATCGTCGACTACGACGAGATGAACCAGCTCATCGCCTACGGCGGGTTCCAGTCGCGGTACCCCCACTGGCGGTGGGGCATGCAGTACGATCGCCAGCAAAAACAGGGCCAGTACGGCGGCGGGAAGGCCTTCGAGATCGTCAACAACGACAACCCGGCCCACGCCTTCCTCCAGGAGTCGAACACGATCGCCGACCAGAAGGCCGTGATCACGCACGTCGAAGCCCACTCGGATTTCTTCTCGAACAACGAGTGGTTCGGTCTGTTCACGGGAAAGCAGGCCGACGAGGCGCAGGTCAACGCCGCGGCGATGCTTGAGCGCCACGCCCGCGCGATCGACGAGTACATGTCCGACCCCGACATCGATCGCGCCGAGGTCGAGAAGTGGATCGACCACTGTCTCTCGCTGGAAGATAACATCGACCAGCACACGGTGTTCACCCGACGCCTCGACATCGAAGGGCCGGACGACGCGGAGATTGACGAGGACCTGGCGGCGAAACTCGACGAGCTCGGCCTCTCCGAGGAGATCAAAGGCGAGGTGTTCGACGACGAGTGGCTGGAGAAGATCGAGGGCGAGGAGGTGCCGGCGAACTTCCCCGAGATGCCCCAGAAGGACGTCCTCGCGTTCGTCCGCGAGTACGGCAAGCAGTACGACGAGGAGGCCGGTCGCGCCGTCGAGATGGAACCCTGGCAGCGCGACATCCTCGATATGATGCGCGCGGAGGCGTACTACTTCGCCGCCCAGAAGATGACAAAGGTGATGAACGAGGGGTGGGCCGCCTACTGGGAGTCGATGATGATGACCAACGAGCGCTTCGCCGGCGACGACGAATTCCTCAACTACGCCGACCACATGGCGAAGGTGCTCGCCTCCCCCGGTCTCAACCCTTACAGCCTCGGCTTCGAACTCTGGGAGTACGTCGAGAACACGACGAACCGCCGGGAGGTACTGGAGCGACTGCTGCGCGTCGAGGGGATCTCGTGGCGGAACCTGGCGGACGTCGTCGACTTCGACGGCGTCCTCGAGACGCTGGAGCCGCCGGACGCGCTCGACACGATCGACCCGGATACCCTCGACGACCTCGCGGAGCTGCCGGAGGAGTGGGTCGATCGCGAGGCCCTGGAACGAGCGCGAGAGGGCGAGATCGACGCCGCGAAGTATCCCTGGAAGGTACTCACGTACGAGGGACTCGCGCGGCGGCACTACTCGCTAGTCCGTCGGCAGCACCGCGGCTTCCTCAGTCGCGTGAACCAGAACGAACTCGAGCGGATCGGCCGCTACCTGTTCGACGACGCGCGCTACACGTCGGTCGAGGAGGCCCTTGCGGACGTCGACTACGCCGCCGGCTGGAACCGGATGTTCGACGTGCGCGAGAGCCACAACGACGTCACGTTCTTGGACGAGTTCCTCACGGAGGAGTTCATCACCGAGAACAACTACTTCACGTACGAACACTCCCAGGCGACCGGCCAGTTCCACGTGGCCAGCGACGCCGCGGAGGACGTCAAGAAGAAGCTTCTGCTCAAATTCACCAACTTCGGCAAGCCGACGATCGCCGTCTTTGACGGCAACTACAACAACGCCAACGAACTCCTGCTCGGTCACCAGTACAACGGCGTCATGCTCGATATCGGGCAGGCGAAGGAGACGCTCAAGCGCATCTTCGAACTGTGGGGTCGACCCGTGAACCTACTGACGATCGTCAAGGAAGTCGACGATCACGACATCGAGGTGGCAAAGCGCCGCAACCGCGAACCGGAACCGGAAGAGCGCGGCAAACTGATCCGGTACGACGGCCACGAGGTCACGCTGGAGGACGTCCCGTGGGAGGAGGTCGAGCACCTCGCTGCTGACGATGTCGACTACGACACGAAGCCCGACGAGTGGCTCGCGTGA
- a CDS encoding branched-chain amino acid ABC transporter permease — MRGLVIGLAGVGLSMTYSILNFANFAHGDYITAGAFSGWAATYIVAGGFGSEADMISLALVGSGGSVFGGALGINVAETPLAVIAGLIVAGGVAIVLALGVDRYGFKPIRDAGGIPLLITSIGVAFALRYLLLFVFGSDTRGTTAIGSIPQTRPEIVDGTVQFTAHDLALIVVAGGLMLGVHLLLQRTKLGKAMRAMSDDESLARITGIPTERVIRSTWIIGGGLTGVAGYMFVLWKGTIAFNDGWLLLLLIFAAVILGGIGSIYGAILGGLVIGVTASTAVIWIPSGFARAAAFVVMILVLVVRPQGIFSGRATA; from the coding sequence ATGCGAGGCTTGGTCATCGGCCTCGCCGGCGTCGGCCTCTCGATGACCTACAGCATATTGAATTTCGCCAATTTCGCCCACGGTGACTACATCACCGCGGGCGCGTTCTCGGGATGGGCGGCGACCTACATCGTCGCCGGCGGCTTCGGCTCCGAAGCCGACATGATCTCGCTCGCTCTCGTCGGCTCCGGCGGTTCCGTATTCGGCGGCGCGCTCGGAATCAACGTCGCGGAAACGCCGCTGGCCGTGATCGCGGGCCTGATCGTCGCCGGGGGGGTCGCGATCGTCCTCGCGCTCGGGGTCGATCGATACGGGTTCAAGCCGATCCGCGACGCCGGCGGGATTCCGCTGCTCATCACGAGTATCGGCGTCGCCTTCGCGCTCAGGTACCTCCTGCTGTTCGTCTTCGGCTCGGACACTCGCGGAACGACGGCGATCGGATCGATACCGCAAACCCGTCCGGAGATCGTCGACGGAACGGTTCAGTTCACCGCCCACGACCTGGCACTCATCGTCGTCGCAGGCGGGTTAATGCTCGGCGTTCACCTGTTACTCCAGCGGACGAAACTCGGCAAGGCGATGCGGGCGATGTCCGACGACGAATCCCTCGCGCGAATCACCGGCATCCCGACCGAGCGGGTCATCCGTTCGACCTGGATAATCGGCGGCGGACTCACCGGCGTCGCGGGGTACATGTTCGTCCTCTGGAAGGGGACGATCGCGTTCAACGACGGCTGGCTGTTGCTGTTGCTCATCTTCGCGGCCGTGATTCTGGGCGGTATCGGGTCCATCTACGGCGCGATCCTCGGGGGCCTGGTCATCGGAGTGACAGCTTCGACCGCGGTCATCTGGATCCCGTCCGGGTTTGCCCGCGCGGCAGCCTTCGTCGTGATGATCCTCGTCCTGGTGGTTCGTCCGCAGGGCATCTTCTCCGGGAGGGCGACAGCATGA
- a CDS encoding glycerophosphodiester phosphodiesterase, which produces MRLIAHRGFASMAPENTIAALTSAAGRADAVEFDVRRCGSGELVVIHDETIDRVTGGIGTVADTGLDELRTYTVLESGERVPTLEEVLSALPPAVEINLEMKELGIAADILDAIEDVENRVVTTSFLAPELRTVREIDPSQPTGLLASRHLDAPVTTAVELDCDVIGANYWRCLTTRLVPRAKSLGLEVHSWSIERPLTAKLLELRGVDYVSADRPICV; this is translated from the coding sequence ATGCGACTGATCGCGCACCGCGGATTCGCGTCGATGGCACCCGAGAACACGATCGCCGCTCTCACGTCCGCTGCCGGCCGGGCCGACGCCGTGGAGTTCGACGTCCGCCGCTGCGGATCGGGCGAACTGGTCGTCATTCACGACGAGACGATCGACCGCGTCACGGGCGGGATCGGCACCGTTGCCGACACCGGTCTCGACGAACTCCGGACGTACACGGTCCTCGAATCCGGCGAGCGGGTTCCCACGCTCGAAGAGGTCCTCTCGGCCCTGCCGCCGGCCGTCGAGATCAACCTCGAGATGAAAGAGCTAGGGATCGCCGCGGACATCCTGGACGCGATCGAGGACGTCGAGAACCGGGTCGTCACGACGTCCTTTCTCGCGCCCGAACTGCGGACGGTCCGTGAGATCGATCCGAGCCAGCCCACGGGCCTGCTGGCCAGTCGCCACCTCGACGCGCCCGTCACGACCGCGGTGGAACTCGACTGCGACGTGATCGGCGCGAACTACTGGCGCTGTCTCACCACGCGACTCGTCCCCCGGGCGAAGTCGCTCGGCCTCGAAGTTCACTCGTGGTCGATCGAACGGCCCCTCACCGCCAAACTGCTCGAGCTGCGCGGCGTCGACTACGTGTCGGCCGATCGGCCGATCTGCGTTTGA